Proteins from a genomic interval of Ferrovibrio terrae:
- a CDS encoding adenylate/guanylate cyclase domain-containing protein, which yields MDLTHTRRRRLKLLHLFMLLGILLGAAYGTALGIIMGEDFLPHILVHGTLRGAFTGLLVSSAIAYFEIYVVEGANGLRRRPFWQLLAIKEVVYIGAILGGDWLGSTFFGAPGDPGFGFNRITAITFFFSVGFALLINFTMEMSMLLGPGVLGNMLRGRYHRPRLEHRLMVFFDMRGSSAIAEKIGDMAFHSLLNRFFVDLTEPVLAWGGVVHKYVGDEMIVTWPLDGRRNPAGAYAAVREAQQRFAQLSDRYRQDFGVAPDFRAVLHAGPVVAGEMGEVKREIVLLGDTVNTTAKIETVAKTLPNDIIASAEALAAAALPDGMTSQGLGTFPLPGKSTPVVLYSIT from the coding sequence ATGGACCTGACCCACACCCGCCGCCGCCGCCTCAAGCTCCTGCACCTGTTCATGCTGCTGGGCATCCTGCTTGGCGCTGCTTACGGGACAGCCCTCGGCATCATCATGGGCGAGGACTTCCTCCCCCATATCCTGGTGCACGGCACGCTGCGGGGAGCATTCACCGGTCTGCTGGTCAGCTCCGCCATCGCCTATTTCGAGATCTATGTCGTCGAGGGCGCCAACGGGCTGCGCCGCCGTCCCTTCTGGCAGCTGCTGGCCATCAAGGAGGTCGTCTACATCGGCGCCATCCTCGGCGGCGACTGGCTGGGCAGCACATTCTTCGGCGCACCCGGCGACCCGGGTTTCGGCTTCAACCGCATTACTGCCATCACCTTCTTCTTTTCGGTCGGCTTCGCGCTGCTGATCAACTTCACCATGGAAATGTCGATGCTGCTGGGCCCCGGCGTGCTGGGCAACATGCTGCGTGGCCGCTATCACCGCCCGCGGCTGGAGCACCGGCTGATGGTGTTCTTCGATATGCGCGGCTCGTCCGCCATCGCCGAGAAGATCGGTGACATGGCTTTCCACAGTTTGCTGAACCGCTTCTTTGTCGACCTGACCGAACCCGTGCTGGCCTGGGGCGGTGTGGTGCATAAGTATGTCGGTGACGAGATGATCGTGACCTGGCCGCTGGACGGCCGTCGGAATCCGGCCGGCGCCTATGCAGCCGTACGCGAGGCGCAGCAGCGGTTCGCCCAGCTGTCAGACCGCTACCGTCAGGATTTCGGGGTTGCGCCAGACTTCCGCGCCGTACTGCATGCCGGCCCGGTGGTGGCAGGTGAAATGGGTGAAGTGAAACGCGAGATCGTACTTTTGGGCGATACGGTCAACACCACCGCGAAAATCGAAACGGTCGCCAAAACCCTGCCCAACGACATCATTGCCTCGGCCGAGGCCCTTGCGGCAGCCGCACTGCCGGACGGGATGACGTCGCAGGGGCTGGGCACCTTTCCGCTGCCGGGCAAGTCGACCCCCGTCGTCCTCTACAGCATCACCTGA
- a CDS encoding phasin family protein: MATKKKIEGTETEALANPFEAVMFASKEQVEKSIAASTEALEKAFSMSKERFDAVSKSVDDAAKLGKDQVEAYVTAGNVASKGLESINAEVMSFTKTQVEDQISAAKAMMGAKTLQEFIELQSGYAKSAFEAYTAHTTKLSEVATKVAQDAFAPINAQVQAAVEKMVKPLAA; the protein is encoded by the coding sequence ATGGCTACCAAGAAGAAGATTGAAGGCACCGAAACCGAAGCCCTCGCCAACCCGTTTGAGGCTGTGATGTTCGCTTCGAAGGAGCAGGTCGAAAAGTCGATCGCCGCGAGCACCGAAGCGCTGGAGAAGGCGTTCTCGATGAGCAAGGAGCGTTTCGACGCCGTCAGCAAGAGCGTTGATGACGCCGCCAAGCTCGGCAAGGATCAGGTCGAAGCCTACGTGACCGCCGGCAACGTCGCCAGCAAGGGCCTCGAGAGCATCAATGCTGAAGTCATGTCCTTCACCAAGACCCAGGTGGAAGACCAGATTTCCGCCGCCAAGGCGATGATGGGCGCCAAGACCCTGCAGGAATTCATCGAACTGCAGAGCGGCTACGCCAAGAGCGCCTTCGAGGCCTACACCGCGCACACCACCAAGCTGAGCGAAGTGGCCACCAAGGTCGCGCAGGACGCCTTCGCGCCGATCAATGCCCAGGTTCAGGCCGCCGTCGAAAAGATGGTGAAGCCGCTCGCCGCCTAA
- the clpS gene encoding ATP-dependent Clp protease adapter ClpS, giving the protein MSERDGRDGRGRTEVGVVTKTRPKTQKPPMYKVMLLNDDYTPMEFVVHVLERFFNKAREDATRIMLHVHQKGVGICGVFTYEVAETKVTQVIDFARQHQHPLQCTMERD; this is encoded by the coding sequence ATGAGCGAACGGGATGGACGTGACGGGCGCGGGCGCACCGAGGTCGGCGTGGTCACCAAGACCCGGCCAAAGACGCAGAAGCCGCCTATGTACAAGGTTATGCTGCTGAACGACGACTACACTCCCATGGAGTTCGTCGTGCATGTGCTTGAGCGCTTTTTCAACAAAGCGCGCGAGGATGCGACCCGCATCATGTTGCATGTCCATCAGAAGGGCGTCGGCATCTGCGGTGTCTTTACCTACGAAGTTGCCGAGACCAAGGTTACCCAGGTGATTGATTTCGCGCGCCAGCACCAGCATCCGCTGCAGTGCACGATGGAACGCGACTGA
- a CDS encoding D-alanyl-D-alanine carboxypeptidase: protein MMRTDLAKGRILPAIVTICFTALALALTAAPALAGPYSAIVVDADNGRVLHAQEPDAARYPASLTKMMTLYMAFDALKDGRLKMDQRLTVSKHAAAQPYGIPLRAGQTITVRDAILANITKSANNAAAVLGEAIGGTEKQFAAMMTRRAQQLGMHSTIFQNASGLPNTKQKSTARDMATLGIALVKNHKAYYSYFSTAEFEWQGTPVRTHNHMLARYEGADGIKTGFIAASGFNLVASAKRDGRRIVAVVYGGTSVQARDNRMIQLLDIGFEKLESGEDRNAPLLMVDAPKRDQGLGLISNAEAAAPAPTAARAKQIKKATQVAAPREAAAPSGEWAVQLGAFKQAAAAEKLLDRVKTKLPEAEPLVDAIDAGRSTLYRARLTGLTQTSARQACEQLKREKMTCAVISPDA from the coding sequence ATGATGCGAACCGATTTGGCCAAGGGGCGGATTCTCCCGGCTATTGTAACAATCTGTTTCACTGCCCTGGCGCTGGCCTTAACGGCTGCCCCCGCCCTGGCCGGTCCCTATTCCGCCATCGTGGTCGATGCCGATAACGGCCGAGTGCTCCATGCCCAGGAGCCGGACGCCGCCCGTTATCCCGCTTCTCTGACCAAGATGATGACCCTGTACATGGCCTTCGATGCCCTGAAGGACGGCCGGCTGAAAATGGACCAGCGGCTGACCGTGTCAAAGCACGCCGCAGCCCAGCCCTACGGCATCCCGCTCCGCGCCGGCCAGACCATTACCGTGCGCGACGCCATCCTCGCCAACATCACCAAGTCGGCCAATAACGCGGCTGCCGTTCTGGGCGAGGCCATCGGCGGCACCGAGAAGCAGTTCGCCGCGATGATGACCCGCCGCGCCCAGCAGCTCGGTATGCACAGCACTATATTCCAGAATGCCTCTGGCCTGCCCAACACCAAGCAGAAGAGCACGGCGCGCGACATGGCGACGCTGGGTATCGCCCTGGTCAAGAACCACAAGGCTTACTACAGCTACTTCTCAACCGCCGAATTTGAATGGCAGGGCACGCCTGTCCGCACCCACAACCACATGCTGGCGCGCTATGAAGGCGCCGACGGCATCAAGACCGGCTTCATCGCCGCCTCTGGCTTCAACCTGGTGGCCTCGGCCAAGCGCGATGGCCGCCGCATCGTGGCGGTGGTCTATGGCGGCACCAGCGTGCAGGCCCGCGACAACCGCATGATCCAGCTGCTCGACATCGGTTTCGAGAAGCTTGAGAGCGGCGAGGACCGCAATGCCCCACTGCTGATGGTCGACGCGCCGAAGCGTGACCAGGGCCTCGGCCTGATCTCGAATGCCGAAGCGGCCGCGCCCGCGCCCACCGCTGCCCGCGCCAAACAGATCAAGAAGGCAACCCAGGTCGCCGCACCGCGCGAGGCTGCCGCACCGTCTGGCGAGTGGGCCGTGCAACTCGGCGCCTTCAAACAGGCTGCTGCCGCCGAGAAGCTGCTCGACCGTGTGAAGACCAAGCTGCCGGAGGCCGAGCCGCTGGTGGATGCCATCGATGCCGGCAGGAGCACGCTGTACCGCGCCCGCCTCACCGGCCTGACCCAGACCTCCGCCCGTCAGGCCTGCGAACAGCTCAAGCGTGAAAAGATGACCTGCGCGGTCATTTCGCCGGACGCCTGA
- a CDS encoding MFS transporter — MPASTPNVTSASMAFVAFRVLLPFACGYFMSYLFRSVNAVIAPNLQRDLGIGAGDLGTLTAAYFVTFSLFQLPLGILLDRYGPRRVQACLLLSAALGAVVFAVGSNLSHLVIGRALVGFGVAGGLMSAMKAIALWLPKERWALANGVFMTAGGLGALAATLPVELALEHYHWTALFWGLAALTVFASTMIFFIVPEREARPPSTANLGEQLRECGRFLADARFWRIAPVSMMGMASGMSIQGLWAGPYLRDVGGLDRAGAAQVLFIMAAALTAGFTLTGIAADRLQRRGIPLGRVMSWGVVLYAIVLAALASGWMPTSPLLWIAFGIMCNTTVLAYPILSSQFAPEQAGRINTLLNGVVFGFTFFAQAGMGWLIALWPRGDNGSYPLVAYQWTFGLAMVLLLLGLAWYLLPRRTAA, encoded by the coding sequence ATGCCTGCTTCTACCCCCAACGTGACCTCCGCCAGTATGGCCTTCGTAGCCTTCCGCGTGCTGCTGCCGTTTGCCTGCGGCTATTTCATGTCTTACCTGTTCCGCAGCGTGAATGCGGTGATCGCACCAAACCTGCAGCGCGATCTCGGTATCGGCGCGGGCGATCTCGGGACGCTGACTGCCGCCTATTTCGTCACCTTCTCGCTGTTCCAGCTGCCGCTCGGCATCCTGCTCGACCGCTATGGCCCGCGCCGCGTACAGGCCTGCCTGCTGCTCTCAGCCGCCCTGGGCGCCGTGGTCTTCGCCGTGGGCAGCAATCTGTCGCATTTGGTGATTGGTCGCGCGCTGGTCGGCTTCGGTGTCGCCGGCGGGCTGATGTCGGCGATGAAGGCCATTGCGCTGTGGCTGCCCAAGGAGCGCTGGGCGTTGGCCAATGGCGTATTCATGACCGCCGGCGGCCTTGGCGCACTGGCCGCCACACTGCCGGTCGAACTGGCTTTGGAGCATTATCACTGGACCGCATTATTCTGGGGCCTGGCCGCGCTGACCGTGTTCGCTTCGACGATGATCTTTTTCATTGTGCCAGAGCGTGAAGCCAGGCCGCCCTCTACCGCCAATCTGGGGGAACAGCTGCGCGAATGCGGTCGCTTCCTGGCCGATGCGCGGTTCTGGCGCATCGCCCCGGTCTCGATGATGGGCATGGCCAGTGGCATGTCGATCCAGGGACTCTGGGCCGGGCCTTACCTGCGGGATGTCGGCGGTCTCGACCGCGCCGGCGCCGCGCAGGTGCTGTTCATCATGGCGGCAGCCCTCACCGCCGGCTTCACCCTGACCGGCATTGCCGCCGACCGGCTGCAGCGCCGTGGCATCCCGCTCGGCCGGGTCATGTCCTGGGGCGTGGTGCTCTATGCCATCGTACTGGCGGCACTGGCCAGCGGCTGGATGCCGACCAGCCCGCTGCTGTGGATTGCCTTCGGCATCATGTGCAACACCACCGTTCTGGCCTATCCGATCCTGAGCAGCCAGTTCGCGCCGGAACAGGCCGGGCGGATCAACACGCTGCTGAACGGCGTGGTGTTCGGCTTCACCTTCTTCGCCCAAGCCGGCATGGGCTGGCTGATCGCACTGTGGCCGCGCGGCGATAACGGCAGCTATCCGCTGGTCGCCTATCAGTGGACCTTCGGCCTGGCGATGGTGCTGCTGCTGCTGGGGCTGGCCTGGTATCTGCTGCCGCGCCGCACAGCCGCTTAG
- a CDS encoding CoA-binding protein: protein MSAVLEKIDHDNYDDDYIRGVLRKVNVIAMAGASANWNRPSYFAMKYLQQKGYRVIPVNPKEAGKEILGEKVYASVNEIPVKVDMVDCFRNSDAIPPLADEAIKVGAKVLWMQLGVRNDAAAQKAEAAGLNVVMNRCPKIEYGRLSQEIGWMGVNTRVINSKRQRRI from the coding sequence ATGAGTGCTGTCCTGGAAAAGATCGACCACGACAATTACGACGACGATTACATTCGCGGCGTCCTGCGCAAGGTGAATGTGATCGCGATGGCCGGCGCCAGCGCAAACTGGAACCGCCCCTCCTACTTCGCGATGAAATACCTGCAGCAGAAAGGCTACCGCGTCATCCCGGTCAACCCGAAGGAAGCCGGTAAAGAGATTCTTGGCGAGAAGGTCTATGCCAGCGTCAACGAGATTCCGGTGAAGGTCGACATGGTCGACTGCTTCCGCAATTCCGATGCCATCCCGCCGCTCGCCGACGAAGCGATCAAGGTGGGCGCCAAAGTGCTGTGGATGCAGCTCGGTGTGCGCAACGATGCCGCAGCGCAGAAGGCTGAGGCCGCCGGGCTCAACGTGGTGATGAACCGCTGCCCCAAGATCGAATACGGCCGGCTCAGCCAGGAGATCGGCTGGATGGGTGTGAATACCCGCGTTATCAACTCCAAGCGTCAACGGCGGATTTAA
- the galU gene encoding UTP--glucose-1-phosphate uridylyltransferase GalU encodes MIRPIRKAVFPVGGLGTRFLPATKAMPKEMLPVVDKPLIQYAVEEAQAAGIEEFIFVTGRGKQAIEDHFDRSYELEDTLKERNKNDLLDLINSWMPKAGAVSYTRQMEPMGLGHAVRCAKSLVGDEPFAVLLADDLILSKRGCLAEMVDAYNKVGGNMIAAMDVPHEHTKRYGIVSPGKDTDKLVEVKGLVEKPSPDKAPSRTAVIGRYIVQPSVFDHLDKVQRGAGGEIQLTDALARMIGEVPFHGLRFSGTRYDCGDKIGFLHANIAYALDRADMSKDAAEIVREVYKTL; translated from the coding sequence ATGATTCGTCCGATCCGCAAAGCTGTGTTTCCTGTCGGAGGCCTCGGCACCCGCTTTCTGCCCGCCACCAAGGCGATGCCGAAGGAAATGCTGCCGGTCGTCGACAAGCCGCTGATCCAGTATGCCGTGGAAGAGGCACAGGCCGCCGGCATTGAGGAGTTCATTTTCGTTACCGGCCGTGGCAAGCAGGCGATCGAGGATCACTTCGACCGTTCCTACGAGCTCGAGGATACGCTCAAGGAGCGCAACAAAAACGACCTGCTCGACTTGATCAACAGCTGGATGCCCAAGGCCGGCGCGGTGTCCTACACCCGCCAGATGGAACCGATGGGCCTGGGCCATGCCGTGCGTTGCGCCAAGTCGCTGGTCGGCGACGAGCCCTTTGCCGTGCTGCTGGCCGATGACCTGATCCTGTCGAAGCGGGGCTGCCTCGCCGAAATGGTGGATGCCTACAATAAGGTCGGCGGCAACATGATCGCGGCGATGGATGTGCCGCACGAACACACCAAGCGCTATGGTATCGTTTCGCCGGGTAAAGACACTGACAAGCTTGTCGAGGTGAAGGGCCTGGTGGAAAAGCCGAGCCCGGACAAGGCGCCGTCGCGCACCGCCGTGATCGGCCGCTATATCGTGCAGCCGTCGGTGTTCGATCATCTTGACAAGGTGCAGCGTGGCGCTGGCGGTGAGATCCAGCTGACGGACGCGCTGGCCCGCATGATCGGCGAGGTGCCGTTCCATGGCCTGCGTTTCAGCGGTACGCGCTACGATTGCGGCGACAAGATCGGCTTCCTGCATGCCAACATCGCTTACGCGCTCGATCGCGCCGATATGAGCAAGGATGCGGCCGAGATCGTCCGCGAGGTTTACAAGACGCTTTAA
- a CDS encoding enoyl-CoA hydratase, with translation MSAAPDLKPNDQPVLRAQPEAGIVRLTLNRPKAYNSLSVGMMTALQAELDAIKAARDSVKVVIIAASGPGFCAGHDLKEVRANPGRQQYEALFRQCSMLMQSVVALPQPVIAQVHGVASAAGCQLVASCDLAVAADTARFATPGVNIGLFCSTPMVALSRNVSRKHAMEMLLTGDLLPAARAAEIGLVNRVVPEAGLADAALALAIQIAAKSPLTVKIGKEAFYRQVDMPLAQAYDYASRVMTENMLARDAEEGIDAFIEKRDPKWEGR, from the coding sequence GTGTCCGCCGCACCTGATTTGAAGCCAAACGACCAGCCGGTCCTGCGCGCCCAGCCCGAAGCCGGCATTGTCCGCCTGACCCTGAACCGGCCCAAGGCCTATAACAGCCTCTCGGTCGGGATGATGACCGCCCTGCAGGCTGAGCTCGATGCCATCAAGGCCGCGCGGGATAGTGTCAAAGTGGTGATCATCGCCGCCAGTGGCCCCGGCTTCTGCGCCGGCCACGACCTGAAGGAAGTGCGGGCCAATCCGGGCCGGCAGCAATACGAAGCCCTGTTCCGGCAATGCTCGATGCTGATGCAGTCGGTGGTCGCCCTGCCCCAGCCGGTGATCGCGCAGGTACATGGCGTAGCCTCCGCCGCCGGCTGTCAGCTGGTGGCGAGCTGCGATCTGGCCGTGGCGGCCGATACCGCACGTTTCGCGACGCCCGGCGTGAATATCGGGCTGTTCTGCTCGACACCGATGGTGGCGCTGTCGCGCAACGTCTCGCGCAAGCATGCGATGGAAATGCTGCTGACCGGCGACCTGCTGCCGGCGGCCCGCGCCGCCGAGATCGGCCTGGTCAACCGCGTGGTGCCGGAAGCTGGCCTCGCAGATGCCGCGCTGGCACTGGCCATCCAGATCGCCGCCAAGTCGCCGCTGACCGTGAAGATCGGCAAGGAAGCCTTCTACCGCCAGGTCGACATGCCGCTGGCTCAAGCCTACGACTATGCCAGCCGGGTGATGACGGAAAACATGCTGGCACGCGATGCCGAAGAAGGCATCGACGCTTTTATCGAGAAACGCGACCCCAAATGGGAGGGCCGCTGA
- a CDS encoding UDP-glucose dehydrogenase family protein has translation MRVAMIGTGYVGLVSGTCFSEFGHSVTCVDKNPDRINSLLRGEIPIFEPGLDDLVLRNVKAGRLSFTMDIKAAVANADAVFIGVGTPSRRGDGEADLSYVYAAAKEIAEALTHYTLIVTKSTVPVGTGREVERIIRETRPDAEFEVASNPEFLREGAAIEDFMRPDRVVCGAGSDRARELLRALYRPLYINETPILFTTLETAELIKYAGNAFLATKITFINEIADLCEKVNVNVQDVARGIGLDGRIGGKFLHAGPGYGGSCFPKDTNALAATGRKFDAPLSIVETVIDVNDKRKGRMAEKVVAACGGSVKGKTIAVLGLTFKPETDDMRDSPSLEIVPALQSAGATIRAFDPEGMHEAKKLFKDIVWCDDGYETATGADVLVIITEWNQFRALDMEKLKTLLRAPVMVDLRNIYKPAEMKQAGFRYYSVGRPPVQ, from the coding sequence ATGCGCGTAGCGATGATTGGCACCGGCTATGTCGGCCTGGTGTCCGGAACCTGTTTCTCCGAGTTCGGTCACAGCGTCACCTGTGTCGACAAGAATCCCGACCGCATCAACAGCCTGTTGCGTGGTGAAATTCCGATTTTCGAACCGGGTCTGGACGATCTGGTGCTGCGCAACGTCAAGGCCGGCCGCCTGTCGTTCACCATGGACATCAAGGCGGCGGTGGCCAATGCCGATGCGGTGTTTATCGGCGTCGGCACGCCGTCCCGCCGCGGCGATGGCGAAGCAGACCTCTCGTATGTTTATGCGGCTGCCAAGGAGATTGCCGAGGCGCTGACGCATTACACGCTGATCGTCACCAAGTCGACCGTACCGGTGGGTACCGGTCGCGAGGTCGAGCGCATCATCCGCGAAACCCGTCCCGATGCCGAATTCGAAGTCGCTTCCAATCCGGAATTCCTGCGCGAAGGGGCGGCCATCGAGGATTTCATGCGTCCGGACCGCGTGGTCTGCGGCGCAGGCAGCGACCGGGCCAGGGAGCTGCTGCGCGCGCTCTATCGTCCGCTGTATATCAACGAGACGCCGATCCTGTTCACCACGCTGGAAACGGCGGAGCTGATCAAATACGCCGGCAACGCCTTCCTGGCGACCAAGATCACCTTCATCAATGAAATCGCCGACCTGTGCGAGAAGGTGAATGTGAACGTGCAGGACGTGGCGCGCGGCATCGGCCTGGATGGCCGTATCGGTGGTAAGTTCCTGCATGCCGGCCCGGGCTACGGCGGCTCCTGTTTCCCGAAAGACACCAATGCGCTGGCAGCCACCGGCCGCAAGTTCGACGCTCCGCTCAGCATCGTCGAGACCGTGATCGATGTGAACGACAAGCGCAAAGGCCGCATGGCTGAGAAGGTAGTGGCTGCCTGCGGCGGCTCGGTGAAGGGCAAGACCATTGCGGTGCTTGGCCTGACCTTCAAGCCCGAGACCGATGACATGCGCGACAGCCCCAGTCTGGAGATCGTGCCGGCGCTGCAATCGGCTGGGGCGACCATCCGTGCCTTCGATCCCGAAGGCATGCATGAAGCCAAGAAGCTCTTCAAGGATATCGTCTGGTGCGATGACGGCTACGAAACCGCGACCGGTGCCGACGTCCTGGTGATCATCACCGAGTGGAACCAGTTCCGGGCGCTGGACATGGAAAAGCTCAAGACGCTGCTGCGCGCACCGGTGATGGTTGACCTGCGCAACATCTACAAACCGGCCGAAATGAAGCAGGCCGGCTTCCGCTATTACTCGGTCGGTCGCCCTCCTGTTCAGTAA
- a CDS encoding O-acetylhomoserine aminocarboxypropyltransferase, giving the protein MADTKKPAAGRAADNTSPYGFDTLQVHAGTAPDPVTGARSTPIYQTTAFVFEDADQAASLFNLQSFGNIYTRLTNPTTAVLEQKVAALENGRAATAVASGHASQLVAFHMLMSPGDHIVASSKLYGGSITQLGVSFQRFDWHTTFVDPDNLDGFRKAITPKTKAIYAESLSNPGGVVADIAALAEIAHESGIPLIIDNTMASPYLCRPIEHGADIVLHSATKFLGGHGNSMGGVIVDSGKFDWGQNDKFPHLSKPSPAYHGLTFWETFGDMAFAVACRVISLRDLGPAISPFNAWMILTGMETLSLRMRKHCDNALAIAEFLLKHPQVAWVNYAGLPGDRHHELAQKYLPMGAGSTFTFGLKGGYDAGLKFVDAVQIFSHLANVGDTRSLVIHPASTTHRQLTPEQRSAAGSGDDVIRLSIGIEDVADLIKDLDRALNAV; this is encoded by the coding sequence ATGGCCGATACCAAGAAGCCTGCTGCAGGTCGTGCGGCAGACAACACCTCGCCCTATGGCTTCGATACCCTGCAGGTGCATGCCGGCACGGCGCCCGATCCGGTCACCGGCGCGCGCTCGACGCCGATCTACCAGACCACGGCTTTTGTATTCGAGGATGCCGACCAGGCCGCCTCGCTGTTCAACCTGCAGAGCTTCGGCAACATCTATACCCGCCTGACCAACCCGACGACCGCCGTGCTGGAGCAGAAGGTTGCGGCGCTGGAGAATGGCCGCGCGGCAACGGCTGTCGCCAGCGGCCATGCCTCGCAGCTGGTGGCCTTCCACATGCTGATGAGCCCGGGCGACCATATCGTGGCCTCCAGTAAGCTCTATGGCGGCTCGATCACCCAGCTCGGCGTCAGCTTCCAGCGCTTCGACTGGCACACGACTTTCGTTGATCCGGACAACCTCGACGGCTTCCGCAAGGCGATCACACCGAAGACCAAAGCCATCTATGCCGAGAGCCTGTCCAATCCCGGCGGCGTGGTGGCGGATATCGCCGCATTGGCCGAGATCGCGCATGAGTCCGGTATCCCGCTGATCATCGACAACACCATGGCCTCGCCGTATCTCTGCCGTCCCATCGAGCATGGCGCCGATATCGTGCTGCATTCGGCCACCAAGTTCCTCGGCGGCCATGGCAACTCCATGGGTGGCGTGATTGTGGATTCCGGCAAGTTCGACTGGGGCCAGAACGACAAGTTCCCGCACCTATCGAAACCCTCGCCGGCCTATCACGGCCTGACCTTCTGGGAGACCTTCGGCGACATGGCCTTCGCTGTCGCCTGCCGCGTGATCTCGCTGCGCGATCTCGGCCCGGCGATCTCGCCCTTCAATGCCTGGATGATCCTGACCGGCATGGAGACGCTGAGCCTTCGCATGCGCAAGCATTGCGACAATGCGCTGGCGATAGCCGAATTCCTGTTGAAACATCCGCAGGTAGCCTGGGTGAACTATGCCGGCCTGCCGGGCGACAGGCACCACGAGCTGGCGCAGAAATACCTGCCCATGGGCGCCGGCAGCACTTTCACCTTCGGCCTGAAGGGCGGTTACGACGCCGGGCTGAAATTCGTCGATGCCGTGCAGATCTTCTCGCATCTGGCCAATGTCGGCGATACGCGCAGCCTGGTGATCCATCCGGCCTCGACCACGCATCGTCAGCTGACACCCGAACAGCGCTCGGCGGCAGGCTCCGGTGACGACGTGATCCGGCTATCGATCGGCATCGAGGACGTCGCCGATCTGATCAAGGACCTCGATCGAGCGCTGAACGCAGTCTGA